The Neochlamydia sp. S13 genome has a segment encoding these proteins:
- a CDS encoding DedA family protein, with amino-acid sequence MEYLNDTFSLWLLEYGSMALFFLLALGIVALPIPDETLMVISGVMIHQGHLYTIPTLMAAYLGSMCGITLSYMLGKTAGHFIIKKYGKWIGINEVRLKKAHDWYEYLGKWTLTFGYFIPGVRHLTGVLAGMTELTYTSFALFAYSGAFLWATVFLSIGYFFGPYWSCVLCFLDDHPLELIIAGISILLIIWLSKRRDKSKTVTQ; translated from the coding sequence ATGGAATATTTGAACGATACTTTTTCTTTATGGCTATTAGAATATGGAAGCATGGCTCTTTTCTTTTTGCTTGCACTTGGAATTGTCGCCCTGCCGATTCCTGATGAAACGCTTATGGTTATCTCAGGAGTTATGATTCATCAGGGGCATTTATATACAATTCCCACTCTTATGGCAGCCTATCTGGGCTCTATGTGTGGCATTACCTTAAGCTATATGTTAGGAAAGACAGCAGGTCATTTTATTATTAAAAAGTATGGTAAGTGGATTGGTATCAATGAAGTGCGCTTAAAAAAAGCACACGATTGGTATGAATATCTTGGAAAGTGGACTCTTACCTTTGGATATTTTATCCCGGGGGTGAGGCATCTTACTGGCGTGCTCGCTGGGATGACAGAACTTACTTATACGAGCTTTGCTCTTTTCGCTTATAGCGGGGCTTTTTTATGGGCTACAGTCTTTCTTTCGATTGGTTATTTTTTCGGTCCCTACTGGTCTTGCGTTCTCTGCTTCTTAGATGATCATCCCTTAGAATTGATTATAGCAGGAATATCCATTTTACTAATTATATGGCTAAGCAAACGTCGTGATAAAAGCAAAACAGTGACTCAATGA
- a CDS encoding LemA family protein — protein MLITIGVIIAILAVIALSLIGIYNRLIETRNQVKNAWSQIDVQLQRRYDLIPNLVETVKGYMGYEKSTLEAVIEARSQASAIREQIKKSGLPSHQAMKELMSTEASLKAGLGNIYALAENYPQLKASDTMHNLQEELSTTENKVAFARQAYNDQVLAYNNIQQKFPAALIATSLGHHPAELYEAESEESKKAVKVSFSS, from the coding sequence ATGTTGATAACTATTGGTGTTATTATTGCAATCCTTGCTGTCATAGCTCTCTCATTAATAGGGATTTATAATAGGCTCATTGAAACGCGTAATCAGGTAAAAAATGCATGGAGCCAAATCGATGTTCAACTGCAGCGTCGCTATGATTTAATACCAAATTTAGTAGAGACAGTAAAAGGTTATATGGGATATGAAAAGTCCACTCTAGAAGCCGTTATTGAAGCTAGGAGCCAAGCCTCTGCTATAAGAGAGCAGATAAAAAAAAGTGGATTACCATCCCATCAAGCCATGAAAGAACTAATGAGCACTGAAGCCAGTCTTAAAGCAGGTTTAGGTAACATCTATGCTTTGGCAGAAAATTATCCTCAACTTAAAGCTAGTGATACCATGCATAATTTACAAGAAGAGCTAAGTACAACGGAAAATAAAGTAGCTTTTGCTAGACAAGCTTATAACGATCAAGTATTAGCTTATAATAATATCCAACAAAAGTTTCCCGCAGCTCTAATCGCTACCTCTTTAGGTCACCACCCTGCTGAACTATATGAGGCAGAGTCTGAAGAATCTAAAAAAGCTGTAAAGGTTTCTTTTTCTTCGTAG
- the ltrA gene encoding group II intron reverse transcriptase/maturase has translation MNTAKSYCISKSIVWEAYKRVKANKGAAGVDEESIEEFEKNLKDNLYKLWNRLSSGSYFPPPVKIVAIPKSDGKLRKLGIPTVSDRIAQMVVKLYLEPEIDPHFHPDSYGYRPGKSALEAVGVARQRCWRNDYVIDLDIKGFFDNLDHELVMRAVRKHTESQWILLYIERWLKAPEQDADGKLIKRDRGTPQGGVISPLLANLFLHYALDEWMRKCYPGNPFERYADDIVVHCQTEAQANEIKKAIAERLAQCKLELHPAKTKIVYCKDDERRKRYLNEKFDFLGYTFRARRSKNRYGKLFINFSPAVSNKAKKAITSTMRSWKMHLRSDKKIVDLSRMFNPMIRGWINYYGKYYKSELYQIFNVANRTLARWAERKYKKLRGHSRRAMHWLGGIAKREPQLFAHWKMGAIPATRQ, from the coding sequence ATGAATACAGCAAAGTCGTATTGTATTTCTAAATCCATTGTATGGGAAGCATACAAGAGAGTAAAAGCTAACAAAGGAGCAGCAGGTGTTGACGAAGAGTCTATAGAAGAATTTGAAAAGAATCTTAAAGACAATCTGTATAAACTTTGGAATCGCCTATCGTCGGGGAGCTACTTTCCGCCTCCCGTAAAGATAGTTGCCATACCAAAAAGTGATGGAAAGCTGAGAAAGCTGGGAATACCCACAGTATCAGACAGAATCGCACAGATGGTCGTTAAGCTGTATCTAGAGCCAGAGATTGACCCACATTTTCATCCTGATTCTTATGGGTACAGACCTGGAAAATCAGCGTTAGAAGCCGTAGGAGTCGCTAGACAGAGATGTTGGCGCAACGACTATGTTATTGACCTTGATATCAAAGGATTTTTCGATAATTTAGACCACGAGCTCGTGATGAGAGCCGTAAGGAAACACACCGAAAGCCAATGGATTCTTCTGTATATAGAACGCTGGCTAAAAGCGCCAGAGCAAGATGCAGACGGGAAACTTATAAAAAGAGATAGAGGGACTCCACAAGGGGGTGTAATCAGCCCTTTACTAGCCAATCTATTTCTTCATTATGCCTTAGACGAATGGATGAGGAAATGCTATCCAGGTAATCCATTCGAGCGTTATGCTGATGATATAGTGGTTCACTGTCAAACGGAAGCGCAAGCCAACGAAATAAAGAAAGCTATTGCAGAACGCTTAGCTCAATGCAAACTGGAGTTGCATCCTGCAAAGACAAAAATCGTCTATTGCAAAGATGATGAACGAAGAAAAAGATACCTAAACGAGAAATTTGATTTTTTGGGATATACTTTTAGAGCCAGAAGATCAAAGAATCGGTATGGAAAGCTCTTCATCAACTTTAGTCCCGCAGTAAGCAATAAAGCAAAGAAAGCAATAACGAGTACGATGAGAAGTTGGAAAATGCATCTGCGCAGTGACAAGAAGATTGTAGATTTATCAAGAATGTTTAACCCCATGATAAGAGGTTGGATCAACTACTATGGTAAATATTACAAATCAGAACTCTATCAAATTTTCAATGTTGCAAACCGTACATTAGCAAGGTGGGCGGAAAGGAAATACAAGAAGTTAAGAGGCCACAGCAGAAGGGCAATGCATTGGTTGGGAGGGATCGCAAAACGAGAACCTCAGCTATTTGCTCACTGGAAAATGGGCGCCATACCTGCGACTAGACAATAG
- a CDS encoding DoxX family protein — protein MKNLIIRNFYLKFNKAAATLQSVFLLLVRIYFGWSFFWAGLGKLQNIYGTAEAFASLGILYPLFNAYAASLIELVGGACLFLGLGARLAAFALSIVMLVALYTAHYDVLLNIYSAPEQLLTQLAFIYLVASMIILIFGPGKASGDSLIEKKL, from the coding sequence ATGAAAAATTTAATTATAAGAAACTTTTATTTAAAATTTAATAAAGCCGCGGCTACTTTACAGTCAGTATTTTTGCTACTCGTGCGTATCTATTTTGGCTGGTCATTTTTTTGGGCCGGCCTAGGAAAACTTCAGAATATCTATGGTACTGCTGAAGCTTTTGCTAGTTTAGGTATTCTTTATCCTCTTTTTAATGCGTATGCTGCTAGCTTAATTGAACTAGTGGGAGGAGCTTGCTTATTTTTAGGCTTGGGAGCAAGATTAGCAGCTTTTGCTTTGTCTATAGTAATGCTTGTTGCTCTTTACACTGCTCATTATGATGTTTTGTTAAATATCTATAGTGCACCTGAGCAGCTTCTTACCCAACTTGCATTTATTTATTTGGTTGCTAGTATGATTATTTTGATTTTTGGCCCAGGTAAAGCTTCAGGGGACTCCTTGATTGAAAAAAAATTGTAA
- a CDS encoding IS5 family transposase (programmed frameshift) yields the protein MIRKPYPSDLNNQEWQVLEPIICKKKAGKPPMHSRREMLNAIFYVLRTGCQWTDLPHDLPPWKSVYSQFLRWKQSNLFEQINTYLRRSLRQSLGKLAEPSAAIVDSQSVKTTEKKGLCGYDGGKKIKGRKRHIVVDHLGLLIAVIVSSAACSDRDGLKALFYYFQGKALWPKKMFADTGYSGEEMKLEAALHGIDLTIIKRSKLKGFHLQAKRWIVERTFAWFGKCRRLSKDYEALPTTSQAFLYLAMIRLMVRRIAQ from the exons ATGATAAGAAAACCTTATCCTAGCGATTTAAATAATCAAGAATGGCAAGTGCTTGAACCTATAATATGCAAGAAAAAAGCTGGCAAGCCACCTATGCACTCTAGACGAGAGATGCTTAATGCCATCTTTTATGTTTTAAGGACAGGTTGTCAATGGACAGATCTTCCTCATGATCTACCTCCTTGGAAATCGGTCTATTCTCAGTTTTTAAGATGGAAACAGAGTAATTTATTCGAACAAATTAATACTTATTTAAGGCGATCGCTTCGCCAAAGCTTAGGCAAGTTAGCGGAACCTAGCGCAGCTATAGTCGATAGCCAAAGTGTCAAAACAACTGAAA AAAAAGGGCTCTGCGGATACGACGGTGGCAAGAAAATTAAAGGTAGGAAAAGGCACATAGTGGTGGATCACTTGGGACTGTTAATAGCAGTCATAGTAAGTAGCGCAGCTTGTAGCGACAGAGATGGGCTGAAAGCACTATTTTATTATTTCCAAGGAAAAGCTTTATGGCCAAAAAAAATGTTTGCCGATACAGGATATAGCGGGGAAGAGATGAAATTAGAAGCAGCTTTACATGGTATTGATTTAACAATCATTAAAAGATCTAAGCTAAAAGGATTTCATCTACAAGCAAAAAGATGGATAGTAGAAAGAACATTTGCCTGGTTTGGCAAATGCCGCAGATTAAGTAAGGATTATGAGGCCTTACCAACCACCAGCCAAGCGTTCCTCTATTTAGCTATGATACGTCTGATGGTAAGAAGAATAGCGCAATAA
- a CDS encoding YtxH domain-containing protein, which yields MKKLNFALTILGAICLTSLSANAFCATFCATTPGEKLDNTLDKVQDKYENIKENVRDKSKDFGDKAQDKYEDIKDKTRDTAEKIRDKSKDLGDKAQDKYEDIKDKNKGTAEKIKDKAKDIGDKIQDKYEDIKDKVSDKTKNIADKVKDKVNKGARHAKKESHRARKHLKKAEKRAAKAEKKAQRRMKK from the coding sequence ATGAAAAAACTAAATTTTGCCCTTACAATTTTAGGAGCTATTTGCTTGACATCTCTATCAGCAAATGCCTTTTGTGCTACTTTTTGTGCTACTACTCCAGGAGAAAAGCTAGATAATACTCTAGATAAAGTCCAAGATAAATATGAAAATATCAAGGAAAACGTAAGAGATAAATCTAAAGATTTTGGCGATAAAGCCCAAGATAAATACGAAGATATTAAAGATAAAACTAGAGACACCGCCGAAAAAATAAGAGATAAATCCAAAGATCTTGGTGATAAAGCCCAAGATAAATATGAAGATATTAAAGATAAAAATAAAGGCACCGCCGAAAAGATAAAAGATAAAGCTAAAGATATCGGTGATAAGATCCAAGATAAATATGAAGATATTAAGGATAAAGTCAGCGATAAAACTAAAAATATTGCTGATAAAGTCAAAGATAAAGTGAATAAGGGCGCAAGACATGCAAAAAAAGAATCTCATCGCGCAAGAAAACACTTGAAAAAAGCTGAAAAGAGAGCAGCTAAAGCTGAGAAAAAAGCTCAAAGAAGAATGAAAAAGTAA
- a CDS encoding M48 family metallopeptidase → MAINFWEAQKKARSKTKLYLGLFLALTLLTSTLVEYTMRDLAKDSYHPPIPLLGGAFLIITCGIALVEYSHYKLQGGAYVARSLGARLIDDHTNNLKEKQLLNIVQEIAIASSLPVPPVYILPTDAINAFTAGLTPENAAIAITKGSLDKLTREELQGVIAHEFGHIYNGDIKISMRLAAMVMGFFYALYIGMRLLQFTSQSRERRKKKENNPVVIAALLIFVAGALTWIMGSILKAAVSREREYLADACAVQFTRNSAGIIQALIKIERAEDETMPLKGMAYSHLYFNDRMSLSSLFSTHPPIRKRIVALEGGEYIPIEWRHAKILDH, encoded by the coding sequence ATGGCTATAAACTTTTGGGAAGCTCAGAAAAAAGCGCGTTCAAAAACAAAACTATATTTAGGTCTTTTTTTAGCGCTCACACTTTTAACTTCCACATTAGTTGAATATACGATGCGTGATTTGGCTAAAGATAGTTATCATCCTCCTATTCCTTTACTAGGTGGGGCCTTCTTAATTATCACCTGCGGTATAGCCTTGGTAGAATATAGCCATTATAAGTTGCAGGGAGGCGCCTATGTAGCTCGCTCCCTAGGTGCTCGACTTATAGATGACCACACAAATAATCTGAAAGAAAAACAGCTGTTAAATATTGTGCAAGAAATAGCTATAGCTTCTTCGTTGCCCGTACCTCCCGTTTACATATTACCAACAGACGCAATTAATGCTTTTACAGCGGGTCTCACACCTGAAAACGCAGCCATCGCTATTACCAAAGGATCATTAGATAAACTGACTCGAGAAGAACTACAAGGTGTCATCGCTCATGAATTTGGCCATATTTATAATGGTGATATAAAGATTAGCATGCGCCTTGCTGCTATGGTAATGGGCTTTTTTTATGCTTTATATATTGGCATGCGCCTCCTTCAATTTACCTCTCAATCAAGAGAAAGAAGGAAAAAAAAGGAAAATAATCCTGTCGTTATTGCAGCTCTCCTTATATTTGTAGCGGGAGCCTTAACTTGGATTATGGGCTCTATTTTAAAAGCAGCGGTAAGCCGTGAACGTGAATATTTAGCAGATGCTTGTGCTGTACAATTTACTAGAAATTCCGCCGGCATTATTCAAGCACTTATAAAGATTGAGAGAGCAGAAGATGAGACAATGCCTTTAAAAGGAATGGCTTATTCTCATCTATATTTTAATGATAGAATGAGCTTAAGCAGTTTATTCTCTACCCATCCACCTATAAGAAAAAGAATAGTTGCCCTTGAAGGAGGAGAATATATACCTATAGAATGGCGCCATGCTAAAATTTTAGATCATTAA